A window of Gloeocapsopsis sp. IPPAS B-1203 contains these coding sequences:
- a CDS encoding AraC family transcriptional regulator produces MTLFLIESEFHGQTICNPEAAQSDTLETPLIDPKGYSKGYRRSIDFCPELNLLIDNFTLEEDLFFQGLLWEPYLHHPGIYVECCFYLAGNNEVGAGENFLAAYPYAGEGSRIHWQGGQHCMKFDIHMDSRLFQTLVGHQQNQLPLEMRRVLEGKSEQYYFQHGGKTTSAMQTVLYQILHCPYQGVSRRLYLEAKAFELMALRLEQIASTSEAHSLIRLNNAQLDRLYHAKEILCDRLDNPPSLLELAREVGINHNKLKQGFRQVFGTTLFGYLHDCRMEKARCLLYQGRLTVASVANEVGYANAAKFASAFKRKFGITPSACRRGEKTD; encoded by the coding sequence ATGACCCTCTTCCTCATAGAATCAGAATTTCACGGACAGACGATCTGCAACCCTGAAGCCGCTCAATCCGACACATTAGAGACACCGCTTATCGACCCCAAGGGATATAGTAAAGGCTATCGGCGCTCCATTGATTTCTGTCCTGAACTGAATCTGCTAATTGATAACTTTACGTTGGAAGAGGATTTATTTTTTCAGGGATTGCTTTGGGAGCCTTATCTTCATCATCCTGGTATTTATGTAGAGTGCTGCTTTTATTTGGCGGGCAACAATGAAGTTGGGGCTGGAGAAAATTTCTTGGCAGCCTATCCTTATGCAGGAGAGGGAAGCCGCATTCACTGGCAAGGCGGGCAGCACTGTATGAAGTTTGATATACATATGGACTCTCGGCTCTTCCAGACGCTAGTCGGGCATCAACAAAACCAACTCCCCTTAGAGATGAGACGAGTGCTTGAGGGCAAAAGCGAGCAATACTACTTCCAACATGGTGGTAAAACAACCTCGGCGATGCAGACAGTGTTGTATCAAATTTTGCACTGTCCTTATCAGGGAGTGTCTCGCAGGTTGTATTTAGAAGCGAAGGCATTTGAGTTAATGGCGTTGCGCTTAGAGCAGATAGCGAGTACTTCTGAAGCACATTCTCTGATTCGCTTGAATAACGCTCAACTGGATCGCCTTTACCATGCTAAAGAGATATTGTGCGATCGCTTAGATAATCCACCGTCTCTACTAGAGCTAGCAAGAGAAGTTGGCATCAATCATAACAAGCTGAAGCAGGGTTTTCGGCAAGTTTTCGGGACAACTTTATTTGGCTATTTGCATGACTGTCGGATGGAAAAAGCGCGTTGTCTACTTTACCAAGGTAGGCTAACGGTGGCATCTGTAGCTAATGAGGTTGGCTATGCCAATGCGGCTAAGTTTGCCAGCGCGTTTAAACGCAAATTTGGCATTACACCGAGTGCGTGTCGGCGGGGTGAAAAGACTGACTAG
- a CDS encoding type II toxin-antitoxin system HicB family antitoxin translates to MSASRREFYVVIERDEDGIYVGEVPQLPACYSQGETIDELMTNIKEAIELCLEDLATDEKLPEFVGIQKVAI, encoded by the coding sequence ATGAGTGCTTCTAGGCGAGAATTTTATGTTGTTATTGAGCGAGATGAAGACGGGATCTACGTAGGAGAAGTACCGCAACTTCCAGCTTGTTATAGCCAAGGAGAGACAATTGATGAACTCATGACCAATATCAAAGAAGCAATTGAACTGTGCCTAGAAGATTTAGCAACAGATGAAAAATTACCCGAGTTTGTTGGGATTCAGAAGGTCGCAATTTAA
- a CDS encoding TonB-dependent receptor has translation MIQQLPSFLWIAIQLSGYFTGIYILFISPVRAEDRRQITETFPDQNSVFLHFPNPTLLPILSPDNLPQVSTQATNLLKQDANNRVRVTAVRLNSTAAGLEAILETEQGQLETPTTTVVGNALIAEISNAVLALKSENEFRTDNPIAGITSVAVTQADATRIRVTVVGETGVPFVEVVPNDAGLALNIAPASEEVEEIEIVVTATRTEEEIQDVPRSITIIPREQIEQQSVLTNDLPSILANTVPGLSPPNQNLTNRQTLRGREPVVLIDGVPQNTNRPYEAIRRLDTSAVERIEVVRGPSAIYGDGGTGGVINIITRQPSLEEATVNSEIGVSASLGELEGESFGNSQRFSLSGTERNVDYVISLSHVNTGLFYDAEGDLIPAFGAESIADTETFNVLGKLGVNLDNEQQRLQFTLNHFRDSRNTAIFSDPAVDEFPGQPKARALDVGELDFIDAQNPVNLNTVLNFDYTHRNLWGSQLQAQLYYRDLNNFGRPVDTRDIPALSAITRYVIRGETWGGRLQVDTPLFQTANLLWGVDYKNEDIVTSFEVFDPLEFDTSNSRVLRRIDEINDSAPYTLESVGLFAQARWDISDRLALSGGLRYETGNVIIDDYTTFDQTVAIAGGERDFSDTVFNAGIVYDITNAISLYANFAQGFSIPSVSRALSVPPPDFTIKDGLGAIAPQKVDNYELGIRGIWGNVQASVAGFYNTSEEGVGLTFDETAGTFRIQREPTRIFGVEATLDWQPGAGWQLGGTFAWQEGNFSPQGTNDFFPLDSFSISPIKATLYLEHQTTPIWRNRLQTIFIGSRDRAFEQGTDPVAIESYFVVDYITSLRLGTGTLSLGIENLFDNQYIPADAQLNGGFGNSFRIAAPGRRISVRYGFDW, from the coding sequence ATGATTCAGCAGTTACCAAGTTTTTTGTGGATCGCAATTCAACTGTCGGGCTATTTTACAGGAATATATATCCTCTTTATTTCACCTGTTCGGGCAGAAGACCGCAGGCAGATTACCGAAACGTTCCCAGATCAAAACTCGGTTTTTCTTCATTTTCCTAATCCCACTTTACTGCCAATTCTAAGTCCAGATAACCTGCCACAGGTTTCTACTCAAGCTACCAATTTGCTAAAGCAAGACGCTAACAATCGCGTCAGAGTAACTGCTGTCCGTCTCAATTCCACGGCTGCGGGATTAGAAGCAATTTTAGAAACGGAGCAGGGGCAACTCGAAACCCCAACAACTACTGTGGTGGGTAATGCGTTAATTGCTGAGATTTCTAATGCAGTGCTGGCGCTCAAGAGCGAGAATGAATTTCGCACGGACAACCCAATAGCAGGAATTACTTCAGTTGCTGTAACTCAAGCAGATGCTACCCGTATCCGCGTCACAGTCGTCGGAGAAACTGGAGTACCCTTTGTAGAAGTGGTTCCGAACGACGCGGGTTTAGCCTTAAATATAGCACCCGCAAGCGAAGAGGTAGAGGAAATTGAAATAGTCGTCACCGCCACCCGAACTGAAGAAGAAATACAAGACGTACCGCGCTCAATTACCATAATTCCCCGCGAGCAAATCGAGCAGCAGTCCGTGCTGACCAATGACCTACCTTCGATTCTGGCAAATACAGTTCCTGGATTAAGCCCCCCCAACCAAAATCTCACAAATCGTCAAACTTTAAGAGGTCGCGAACCTGTTGTTTTAATTGACGGCGTTCCTCAAAATACCAACCGACCCTACGAGGCGATTCGACGACTGGACACCTCAGCAGTTGAACGCATTGAGGTCGTGCGAGGACCTTCGGCAATTTATGGTGACGGCGGAACGGGTGGTGTTATCAATATCATTACTCGTCAGCCCAGCTTAGAGGAGGCAACGGTTAACAGCGAAATCGGTGTGTCTGCATCCTTGGGCGAACTCGAAGGTGAGAGTTTTGGCAATAGCCAGAGGTTTTCCCTCTCGGGTACAGAAAGGAATGTTGACTACGTGATTAGCCTATCGCACGTAAACACGGGTTTGTTTTATGACGCTGAAGGCGATTTGATCCCTGCTTTCGGTGCGGAATCGATCGCCGATACAGAAACGTTTAACGTACTAGGTAAGCTCGGTGTAAACCTTGATAACGAGCAGCAACGTTTGCAATTTACCTTAAATCACTTTCGTGATTCTAGGAATACTGCTATTTTCTCCGACCCCGCTGTTGACGAATTTCCAGGTCAACCAAAGGCCCGTGCGCTGGATGTTGGCGAATTAGACTTTATCGATGCTCAAAATCCGGTTAATCTCAATACGGTTCTCAATTTCGACTACACGCATAGAAACCTCTGGGGCAGTCAGCTGCAAGCACAACTGTATTATCGGGACTTGAATAATTTCGGTCGTCCTGTAGATACTCGAGATATCCCAGCGCTGAGTGCGATTACTCGCTACGTGATCCGCGGCGAAACCTGGGGCGGGCGCTTGCAAGTTGATACTCCCTTATTTCAAACTGCTAATCTTCTGTGGGGAGTTGACTACAAAAATGAAGATATTGTCACGAGTTTTGAGGTTTTCGATCCGCTAGAGTTTGACACTAGTAATAGTAGAGTCTTGCGTAGAATTGACGAAATTAATGATTCTGCTCCCTATACTCTAGAAAGCGTTGGGTTATTTGCTCAGGCAAGGTGGGACATTAGCGATCGCCTAGCGTTGAGTGGCGGACTGCGTTACGAAACGGGCAATGTAATTATCGACGATTACACCACCTTCGACCAAACGGTAGCAATTGCAGGAGGAGAACGGGACTTTAGCGACACCGTATTTAATGCAGGTATTGTCTATGACATTACCAATGCCATCAGTCTGTATGCTAACTTTGCCCAAGGCTTCTCAATTCCTAGTGTTAGCCGTGCCCTTTCGGTTCCCCCACCCGACTTTACAATCAAAGACGGTTTAGGGGCGATCGCACCGCAGAAAGTCGATAACTACGAACTTGGCATCCGCGGCATCTGGGGAAACGTTCAAGCTTCTGTCGCCGGATTTTACAACACTTCTGAAGAAGGTGTCGGTCTCACATTTGACGAGACGGCTGGCACGTTTCGTATCCAGCGCGAACCCACGCGAATTTTTGGTGTTGAGGCAACATTAGATTGGCAGCCAGGAGCCGGTTGGCAACTTGGAGGAACTTTTGCTTGGCAAGAAGGAAACTTTTCTCCTCAAGGAACGAATGACTTTTTCCCGCTCGATAGCTTTTCGATTTCGCCGATCAAAGCAACGCTTTACCTCGAACATCAAACCACCCCAATTTGGCGCAATCGCCTGCAAACAATATTTATTGGTTCGCGCGATCGCGCGTTTGAGCAAGGCACCGATCCTGTTGCAATTGAGAGTTACTTTGTCGTGGACTACATCACAAGCCTTCGTCTAGGTACTGGAACGCTATCACTGGGTATTGAAAATTTGTTTGACAATCAATACATTCCCGCCGATGCGCAATTGAATGGCGGTTTCGGTAACTCGTTTAGGATAGCGGCACCAGGGAGAAGAATTAGCGTTCGATACGGTTTTGACTGGTAA
- a CDS encoding iron-siderophore ABC transporter substrate-binding protein, translating to MRPIQRLLIIILVTVISACGHTTSQREPETAVPNSPTSDCQVIRHELGETRICGTPHSAIALDPHVLDLMLSLGIQPVGYAEVSEHLLGSPKLGEPMVQIKYLGNRVTSNPTHIGTRESPSLEAIVRLNPELILKEWPDTPLYTNLTKIAPTLIVRNSSADYQWQQGLLTLAQVFNREQQAKQVIDEYEQSIAQAKAELDLVANNSNVLLLAMGGVDKIAIDTEETFVKTLLKELGFQLTTPKQLQGREGRIDISLEIVPQLDADMLFVSAGWDSTVEDIQNLWRQHPILRSHPAARARRVYVIDGQLSRIRGPIASELMLAEIRKLLLPLGSSNQLTPENSDPVSQVNPN from the coding sequence ATGCGTCCCATCCAACGATTGTTGATAATTATCTTAGTTACTGTCATCTCAGCTTGCGGTCACACTACCTCTCAACGCGAACCTGAGACGGCTGTGCCTAACTCGCCAACCTCCGACTGTCAAGTCATCCGACACGAACTCGGCGAAACTCGTATTTGTGGAACGCCTCACAGCGCGATCGCCCTCGATCCCCATGTCCTCGATCTTATGCTGTCGCTTGGTATCCAACCTGTCGGTTATGCTGAGGTCAGCGAACACTTGCTCGGTTCGCCTAAATTGGGCGAACCGATGGTGCAAATTAAGTACCTCGGCAATCGCGTCACGAGCAATCCAACGCACATTGGTACGCGGGAAAGCCCTTCACTGGAAGCAATTGTTCGACTCAATCCTGAGCTAATTCTCAAGGAATGGCCTGATACGCCACTTTATACCAACCTCACCAAGATTGCCCCCACATTAATTGTTAGAAATAGTTCCGCTGATTATCAATGGCAACAAGGTCTTTTGACATTAGCTCAAGTCTTCAACCGCGAACAACAAGCTAAACAAGTTATCGACGAATACGAGCAATCAATTGCTCAAGCAAAAGCCGAACTCGATTTGGTCGCGAATAACTCAAACGTTTTATTACTCGCTATGGGAGGAGTAGACAAAATAGCGATAGATACTGAGGAGACATTCGTCAAAACGCTGCTCAAAGAGCTTGGCTTTCAACTAACAACACCCAAACAGTTACAAGGACGAGAGGGACGGATTGATATTTCACTCGAAATCGTTCCGCAACTTGATGCTGATATGCTTTTCGTTTCAGCTGGCTGGGATAGCACGGTAGAGGATATTCAAAACTTGTGGAGGCAACACCCAATTTTGCGATCGCATCCTGCTGCGCGAGCCAGACGAGTCTACGTCATCGACGGTCAATTAAGTCGAATTCGCGGTCCGATTGCGTCTGAGTTAATGCTCGCAGAAATTCGCAAGCTACTGTTGCCATTAGGCTCCTCAAATCAACTCACACCAGAAAATTCAGATCCTGTTTCTCAGGTAAATCCGAATTGA
- a CDS encoding sucrase ferredoxin: MAQPWTGEVMDNNPIVVQIKNASRALMQQGVKLEFLTIAPDRDYSQPSMARILHYSRPVGLFAKFHKQEFLVPNAEISSLITALLSNPDELLHFNSYQQQTHHIREFFVCTHGDVDIACARFGYAIYKTLRSEYGANSTGQLRAWRCSHFGGHKFAPTLIDFPEGRYWGHLEPEILALLVHRIGSVTNLERFYRGWAGLGMYEQIAERAIWMQQGWDWLNYHKVGQTLVRDETHGQWNADWAEVRIDFVAFDGSVSGAYEARVEVSGEVMTMGHSGDEQSIGAVKQYRVSRLVRVV, from the coding sequence ATCGCTCAACCCTGGACTGGCGAAGTTATGGATAACAATCCAATCGTCGTGCAAATTAAGAACGCAAGCAGGGCATTAATGCAACAAGGAGTTAAGTTAGAATTCTTAACAATTGCTCCTGACCGCGACTACTCTCAACCCAGTATGGCTCGCATACTTCACTATAGCCGCCCTGTGGGACTATTTGCGAAGTTTCACAAGCAAGAGTTTCTCGTACCCAACGCGGAGATTTCCTCCTTAATAACAGCGTTACTGAGCAACCCTGATGAGTTATTGCACTTCAACTCATATCAGCAACAAACGCATCATATCCGCGAATTTTTCGTCTGCACTCACGGCGATGTTGATATTGCCTGCGCTCGGTTTGGCTATGCTATCTACAAGACATTACGCTCTGAGTATGGTGCAAACTCCACAGGGCAGCTACGCGCGTGGCGATGTTCGCATTTTGGCGGTCACAAATTTGCCCCAACGCTGATTGATTTTCCTGAAGGACGATACTGGGGGCATCTAGAGCCAGAAATACTCGCTCTACTGGTGCATCGTATCGGTTCCGTAACAAACTTAGAGCGCTTTTATCGCGGTTGGGCGGGACTCGGTATGTACGAACAAATTGCCGAGCGAGCGATTTGGATGCAACAGGGTTGGGACTGGCTCAACTACCATAAAGTTGGTCAAACGTTAGTACGAGATGAAACTCATGGTCAGTGGAATGCTGATTGGGCGGAAGTCCGAATTGATTTTGTTGCTTTTGATGGGAGTGTCTCTGGAGCGTATGAAGCACGCGTTGAGGTGAGTGGTGAGGTGATGACAATGGGACACTCAGGGGACGAACAATCAATCGGTGCAGTTAAGCAATACCGAGTCAGCCGTTTGGTTCGAGTAGTGTAA
- a CDS encoding ABC transporter substrate-binding protein — translation MLHTTKHSQTTNIKFQDQYQRWGLSDRHVLIVLLLSAIVIGCNRNSDLNQIALSSKNQGLTQSTELKIWWDKGYTLEEDEALQQVVSRWEQQTGNQVQLSHYNNDELSRKAQRAIQAGNPPDILMNDSAERVLNPRLAWEGKLADVSDIIEPIKHHYSDTILTDVYFYNNLKKEYSYYAIPIHQAIPLIFYWRDLLKTSGYSEQDIPQDWHGFWEFWQEIHKTVPLQQKKVYGIGLPMSDRAGDTYEVFEQILEAYDVQLLDSQGQLRVDDPQIRQGIIQCISWYTKFYRQGYVPPEAINWLNPDNNRSLLNRHIAMTPNNSLSIPAAVRQAPDLYRNKLGTLRYPNKPSGKPMRYLTLVRQVVIFAESQNLELAKDFITYLIQPKISGDYLKAAGGRTLPVHKLVWQDPFWTDPADPHISTAAQPLIKEQTRLFYTAQNPAYSVVLEENIWGDAIHKVVADGVSPEQAADEAIARIKQIFAEWK, via the coding sequence ATGTTGCATACCACGAAACATAGCCAAACAACCAATATCAAGTTTCAGGATCAATACCAACGTTGGGGATTGAGCGATCGCCATGTTTTAATTGTCTTACTCTTGAGTGCGATCGTTATTGGTTGCAATCGTAATTCTGACCTCAATCAAATTGCCCTATCTTCAAAAAATCAAGGACTTACCCAAAGTACAGAACTGAAAATTTGGTGGGATAAAGGTTATACCCTAGAAGAAGATGAAGCACTCCAGCAAGTTGTTAGCCGTTGGGAACAGCAAACTGGCAACCAAGTTCAGCTATCTCACTACAATAACGATGAACTATCGCGAAAGGCACAGAGGGCAATTCAGGCAGGTAATCCACCTGATATTTTAATGAATGATAGTGCTGAAAGAGTGCTCAACCCGCGTCTTGCTTGGGAAGGTAAATTAGCAGATGTTTCCGATATTATCGAGCCAATTAAGCATCATTATTCTGATACCATACTCACAGACGTTTATTTCTACAACAATCTCAAAAAAGAGTACAGTTATTATGCAATTCCTATTCATCAAGCAATACCGCTAATTTTTTACTGGCGGGATTTGCTCAAAACATCAGGTTATAGCGAACAAGATATTCCCCAAGATTGGCATGGCTTTTGGGAATTCTGGCAAGAAATACACAAGACTGTTCCACTACAGCAAAAAAAAGTTTACGGCATTGGTTTGCCAATGTCAGATCGGGCTGGAGACACTTATGAAGTGTTTGAACAAATTTTAGAAGCTTATGATGTTCAACTTCTAGATTCTCAAGGTCAGTTGCGTGTTGACGATCCTCAAATTCGTCAAGGCATTATTCAATGCATCAGTTGGTACACTAAGTTTTACCGACAAGGCTACGTACCACCAGAAGCAATCAATTGGCTCAACCCAGACAACAACCGCAGCTTGCTCAATCGTCATATTGCCATGACGCCGAATAACTCGCTCTCAATTCCTGCTGCTGTGCGCCAAGCACCAGATCTTTACCGCAACAAGTTGGGTACTTTGCGGTATCCGAATAAGCCAAGTGGTAAACCGATGCGATACTTAACCTTAGTACGGCAAGTTGTGATTTTTGCAGAATCGCAGAACTTGGAACTAGCCAAAGACTTTATCACTTATTTAATTCAACCAAAAATATCGGGAGATTACCTTAAAGCTGCTGGAGGGCGCACCTTACCAGTTCATAAACTCGTCTGGCAAGATCCCTTCTGGACTGATCCTGCTGATCCGCACATCTCAACTGCTGCTCAGCCATTAATCAAAGAACAAACACGCTTGTTTTATACTGCTCAAAACCCTGCTTACAGCGTAGTTTTAGAAGAAAACATTTGGGGTGACGCTATTCATAAAGTCGTAGCTGATGGTGTTTCTCCAGAACAAGCAGCAGATGAAGCTATTGCACGAATCAAGCAAATCTTTGCTGAGTGGAAGTAA
- a CDS encoding ATP-binding protein translates to MKFWEQHLTTKVAGSFLLLSLMAVGVVGSVAFFQAREALKQAAFNRLSVAATLKEEEITRWFEDQRQDFLLVTQYPAVQRNLETLLREQNEPQNLIVYKTLLDYLIGVTQTKPALSEIFILDRSNQIILSTDRQREGNYEILANVTYLEQVDPGESFAPIFYVSPITHEPSVTLATPIRDRTQVRQGVILAHLNLDRIDQIVRERTGLGTTGETYLVGSLVTQNTFISKEDTNTREFPEGVSSQGIDAAMSGVSGAGLYLNYAKIPVIGVYRWLNEQDLALLVEMEQEEAFAPARQLATTLVLVGLVAVAALSIGVYWLTHQLKISREQLENYSHQLEQKAQEAETANRAKSEFLANMSHELRTPLNAILGFTQLLSRTSPVNLAQRENLEIISRSGEHLLTLINDVLSMAKIEAGRTILNENSFDLYELLDSLEEMLKLKAESQGLQLVFERSPEVPQYIQADESKLRQVLINLLSNAVKFTQTGKVILRVRGVNSHYPLPITHYHLYFEVEDTGCGIAPAELTRLFKPFVQTKAGGTREGTGLGLAISQQFVRLMGGEIAVQSIVGQGTVFSFEIQVSPAQSEVEMRQQYQRAIALAPNQPQYRILVVEDKWENRQLLVKMLTSLGFEVREAENGQVGVALWQAWEPHLIWMDMRMPVMDGYEATKRIKTHLKGQATVIIALTASAFDEERSIILSTGCDDFVCKPFREEEIFEKIAKHLGVRYIYDPTPTEEEVRVHLVREPALLRNELARMPSEWVAQLYQAALQTDEKLIFSLLEQIPDELAALTSALTDLVNNFRIDQIIELTQPNSE, encoded by the coding sequence ATGAAGTTCTGGGAGCAGCATCTCACAACAAAAGTTGCCGGTTCCTTTTTACTATTGTCCCTCATGGCTGTTGGTGTTGTGGGCAGCGTTGCCTTTTTTCAAGCCAGAGAGGCATTAAAACAGGCTGCATTTAATCGTCTGAGTGTTGCAGCCACACTTAAAGAAGAAGAAATTACACGTTGGTTTGAAGATCAGCGACAGGATTTTTTGCTTGTTACTCAGTACCCAGCAGTCCAAAGAAATCTAGAAACACTCTTGCGCGAACAAAATGAGCCACAGAACCTGATTGTTTATAAAACGCTTTTAGATTACTTAATTGGTGTAACTCAAACAAAGCCAGCTTTAAGCGAAATTTTTATCCTCGATCGCAGCAATCAAATCATTCTCTCTACTGATCGACAGCGTGAAGGAAATTACGAAATTCTTGCCAACGTAACTTATCTTGAACAAGTTGATCCAGGAGAATCTTTTGCACCAATTTTTTATGTTTCACCGATTACTCACGAGCCATCTGTAACTTTAGCAACACCGATTCGCGATCGCACACAAGTCCGTCAAGGCGTCATCTTAGCACACTTAAACTTAGACCGCATCGATCAAATTGTCCGCGAACGCACAGGCTTAGGAACAACCGGAGAAACTTATTTAGTTGGTTCCTTGGTAACTCAAAACACATTTATCTCGAAAGAAGACACCAATACGCGCGAGTTTCCTGAAGGAGTCAGTAGCCAAGGTATTGATGCAGCAATGAGTGGTGTTAGTGGTGCAGGATTGTATCTAAATTACGCCAAAATACCTGTAATCGGCGTGTATCGCTGGCTCAATGAACAAGATCTGGCGTTACTAGTAGAAATGGAGCAGGAAGAAGCATTTGCCCCAGCCCGTCAATTAGCGACAACACTCGTGTTGGTAGGACTCGTTGCAGTCGCAGCGCTATCAATTGGTGTGTATTGGTTAACGCATCAACTCAAAATCTCTCGCGAACAATTAGAAAACTATAGTCATCAATTGGAACAAAAAGCTCAAGAAGCTGAGACTGCAAACCGTGCCAAAAGTGAGTTCTTGGCTAATATGAGTCACGAACTTCGTACTCCGCTTAATGCCATTCTTGGTTTTACGCAATTGCTAAGTCGTACTTCGCCAGTTAATCTTGCACAGCGCGAGAATCTAGAAATTATTAGTCGTAGTGGCGAACATTTACTAACACTCATCAACGATGTTTTGTCGATGGCAAAAATCGAAGCAGGGCGCACGATATTAAATGAAAATAGTTTTGATTTGTATGAATTGCTTGATTCCCTAGAAGAGATGCTCAAGTTAAAAGCAGAATCGCAAGGCTTGCAGCTTGTTTTTGAACGCAGTCCTGAAGTTCCTCAATATATCCAAGCTGATGAGAGCAAATTGCGTCAAGTCTTAATTAATCTGCTTAGTAATGCGGTTAAATTTACACAAACAGGAAAAGTCATCCTACGCGTGAGAGGAGTCAATTCCCATTACCCATTACCGATTACCCATTACCACCTCTATTTTGAAGTTGAAGACACTGGTTGTGGCATTGCGCCAGCCGAACTCACACGCTTGTTTAAACCTTTCGTTCAAACAAAAGCCGGTGGAACTCGTGAAGGAACAGGTTTAGGTTTAGCAATTAGTCAACAGTTTGTGCGCTTGATGGGCGGAGAGATTGCTGTTCAGAGCATCGTCGGGCAAGGAACAGTTTTTAGTTTTGAGATTCAAGTTAGCCCCGCACAATCTGAAGTTGAGATGCGACAACAATACCAAAGAGCGATCGCACTCGCACCAAATCAACCTCAATATCGCATTTTAGTCGTCGAAGACAAATGGGAAAATCGTCAGCTTTTAGTCAAAATGTTAACATCGCTTGGTTTTGAGGTACGTGAAGCTGAAAATGGTCAAGTGGGAGTAGCACTTTGGCAAGCGTGGGAACCGCATCTCATTTGGATGGATATGCGGATGCCTGTGATGGATGGTTATGAAGCAACTAAACGTATTAAAACTCATTTGAAAGGTCAAGCAACAGTGATTATTGCACTAACTGCCAGCGCCTTTGATGAGGAAAGATCAATTATTTTATCTACTGGTTGTGATGACTTTGTTTGTAAACCTTTCCGTGAAGAAGAAATTTTTGAAAAAATAGCAAAACATTTAGGAGTACGCTACATTTACGACCCAACTCCTACCGAGGAAGAAGTTAGAGTACATTTAGTTCGCGAACCTGCATTGTTGAGAAACGAACTTGCGCGAATGCCTTCTGAGTGGGTAGCACAGTTATATCAAGCCGCGTTGCAGACTGATGAAAAATTAATTTTTAGTTTACTTGAACAAATTCCAGATGAACTTGCCGCATTAACAAGTGCTCTAACAGATTTAGTCAATAACTTTCGCATTGATCAAATCATTGAGCTAACGCAACCGAATTCAGAATGA
- a CDS encoding PAS domain S-box protein: MNNHTQTPKANILVVDDRPENLRLLSAMLTQMGYEVRRVINGQTALKTAQVAPPDLILLDIMMPDMNGYEVCQHLKAEEQTRDVPVIFISALDEVFDKVKAFAVGGIDYITKPFSEEEVFARVENNLTIQRLQKQLTEQNTLLQQEIRTREKAEAALRLTQFYLDRSRDAVCFINADAQFVYVNEAACRILGYSQNQLLSMSVRDVNPNFPTEIWQSHWQEIKQKGSFTFESTSHTQDGRELNVEITTNYLEFNNQEYNCAIVRDITARKETEAALKRSETKFRHLFENAPVGIICAHIQNGLILEANKCFLEMLGYSASEVIHQKAIAEFFNSNTQQQIWENIQSQGQIHNLKTEIHKHNEATMRVLLSAWMDVVEDHLEIIVIDID, translated from the coding sequence ATGAATAATCATACGCAAACACCTAAAGCTAATATTCTCGTTGTTGACGATCGCCCAGAGAATCTACGGCTTTTATCAGCCATGCTGACGCAGATGGGGTATGAAGTCCGTCGTGTCATCAATGGGCAAACAGCACTAAAAACTGCTCAGGTTGCACCACCTGATTTAATATTGCTCGATATTATGATGCCAGATATGAATGGCTATGAAGTTTGCCAGCATCTCAAAGCTGAAGAGCAAACGCGTGATGTTCCAGTAATTTTTATCAGTGCGCTTGATGAAGTATTTGATAAAGTTAAAGCTTTTGCAGTTGGTGGCATTGATTACATCACAAAACCGTTTAGTGAGGAAGAAGTTTTTGCACGAGTAGAAAATAATTTGACGATCCAGAGGTTGCAAAAGCAACTGACAGAGCAAAACACACTTTTGCAACAAGAAATCCGCACGCGTGAAAAGGCAGAAGCAGCACTGCGGTTAACTCAGTTTTATCTCGATAGATCGCGGGATGCTGTTTGTTTTATCAATGCTGATGCACAGTTTGTTTATGTCAATGAAGCTGCTTGTCGAATTTTAGGCTATTCTCAAAATCAACTACTCAGTATGTCAGTGCGTGATGTTAATCCTAATTTTCCAACAGAGATTTGGCAGTCACATTGGCAAGAAATTAAACAAAAAGGCTCTTTTACCTTTGAATCAACTTCGCACACCCAGGATGGAAGAGAGTTAAACGTAGAGATTACTACTAATTATTTGGAGTTTAATAATCAAGAGTACAACTGTGCGATTGTACGCGATATTACCGCACGCAAGGAGACAGAAGCAGCACTTAAACGCAGCGAAACTAAATTTCGTCATCTTTTTGAGAATGCTCCAGTAGGAATTATTTGCGCTCACATTCAAAATGGTCTAATTCTAGAAGCTAATAAATGTTTTCTTGAGATGTTAGGATACAGTGCATCAGAAGTTATTCACCAAAAAGCGATCGCTGAATTTTTTAATTCAAATACTCAACAACAAATCTGGGAGAATATCCAAAGTCAAGGACAGATCCACAACTTAAAAACCGAGATTCACAAACACAACGAAGCAACAATGCGCGTGTTACTCTCCGCATGGATGGATGTTGTTGAAGATCACCTAGAAATTATCGTAATTGACATTGATTAA